From the Juglans microcarpa x Juglans regia isolate MS1-56 chromosome 3D, Jm3101_v1.0, whole genome shotgun sequence genome, the window GGAGATAACCACCGAATCATAATCTATACCCAATCTAGCCAAAAGAAAAGTTATAAACTCATAAGAAGATAAGGTTTTATCAGCAATAACAAGAGTATCCTAAAGAAGTTTAGCTCGTTGATAGTATTCTGAAATGGAATCTGAACCTTTCTTGAGAGTTGTTAGTTGAAGTTGCACTTGCATTATGCGTGCTTGTGATTTTGCAGCAAAGAGCTCTTTGAGAATATCCCATACTTCGAAAGAAGAGGATGCCTCTAGAACATGTGCAATCAAACTTTCGGATAGAGAGGAAATGAGAACACTAATAATGGCTTGATCTTGTTGTTGCCAAGACAAGTAAGCAAAGTTGGTTTTCTTAAAACTTTCATCAAgtagttgggggggggggggggacaatAGGTAATGCATGATTTGTGCCTTCCACAAAAGAtagtttttatgatttaatttgaCAATAATTAAATGAATAGGGGATGGAAGAGGGAGACTAGAAGGTTGAAATGAGGAGAATGTCGAGTTTGGAATTTCAGCCATGAGAGAAAGAAGGCGTGAGCTTGGACTGAAAGACCTTAGACGTGAGTCCTATCTAGCTTTGGATAACATAAAGGAATAAGCACAACAGAGTAGTATTGAAAAGGAATTGCATGATTCTCATTGATTTTGTATTCTATACAGGGATGATATTTATACATCAAAAGATGAGATATTCTTTATAACAGATTTATTCGATACAATAGAAATATGACACGTATGAAACATAAATTATTCTGGATGATTCTGGTTTGTCACGTCTGAGATATTCTTTGATGAGCTGTCCTTTGACTCTTGATCATGTGTGGTGATGATATTGCTGATAGTGACTGTAGTACAATTCGCGTTGAAACTACATTGTCtgtagactcgttctcaatgcatggGTAACACAACATTatcataaaatcataacaagTAAACCCACCAGGTTTAGGTGTCATGACATTTGACTTCACTttggcattctttaaaaagaacccattcgaaacccgttgactgttcttcatcaACTCAATGGTCACCACTCTATTTTTACttactccagagtggacagatgAGTTTCACTAtgataattctccatcctaaCCTTTGAGgtcgtgaaaaaaattaatttcatgttatatatgcttgaaaaatatagttcatgacatatgcatatgtagcaaactttaatttgaaaataacatttatatgcaatatgctaaaatagtgaaaattttaCATGCTATGTAAGCAAGTATTCATGTACTTCATGTATCAtataatatgatgtttcatgctcaaaataacaattataacataaatgtgacacttatcaataaattataaataacttatcaaagtgtaagttaaaggccaacttacaaactacTGGACTTTGAAAAAAGTTTGTAGTTGTAATCAAAATTGTACTAAGTTATGATTTGTACTACTActgaagatgttcataatcaaaagatttcaaaaattggtatttacaaaataagttatttttctattgattttttaatttgtttatttattttttcataatattcaataaattttaaaaatgatatttacaattatagagTACCGTATAATTGTCGtgcactcatttaaaaaaatgaataaatatgaaagttatataacaaaaattaattttttataatatttatacccCATATCAACattgatataaatttttaaagagtaatgctagagagaagttaCTGTAGTAGTGTACACTTTGTACTCACTACATGGCTGCTTTcagttctctatttttttattttagacttaagAGATGTATGGTCTAgatgatgtcacatcatgtatataaaataattattctcaataatgatttttatttatatttattcatttttaaaagattatgCGAAACCGAAAGGCGAAGCCTTTCGCCAATCTTGTCCGTATACACCGTAGTACTCTCTACGACTCTCTGCGGCGTTTCGGCTTTGGCAGCGTTTCGTCCCACAGGAGTAACGAAAGGCGAAAGCCTATACCAATACTCGAAACGGTTTCTGGCGTCCCGCTCAACTTTGAAATTCTTTTATGCAGTGCGAGTCTCCTTATTCTCACAATCTCTAACCGTAATCATTCTAATTTTAAGGCCATTTGTTGAGAAGGTGACGAAGCTTTCCGACCGTATTCGCTCTCTGTTTCTTCCGCTACACTGTTTGCATtgtctccctctcttttttggGTGTTAGAATTATAAAGTGAATTACTTGCGATGTATTTGCTTTTAAGTTTGACTGACAGTTGTAACACTCTTTAAACTTTGTATGTTCTTATCATTTAATGGGGTAGTGAGTCCCGTTTATTTCTCGTTCTCATGGTGTTTATTAAACTTGAATGACTGAATATTGTTCATTTCTTCTTGTGCAATACATCATTTAGTTGCAGTGAATAATTACAGGGACTTAATGAGTTAATTTTTCTGGGGGTTTCGGTGGTAATCGTTTGCATAAAGTCGACAACCAAATGCACCCATTGTTCTCGGGCGCAAGATGATGGGGTCTTTTCTTTCAAGAGCCCTTGTGTACGTAACAAAATGAATTTtggcattttcattttcacttgtTCAGGTGCTTGTTATATGGGAAAGTTAACATTGCTATTTTTTATCTGCAGGCTGGTTTTTGGTTATGCATATCCGGCTTATGAGTGTTTCAAAACTGCGGAGAAGAATGAGCCAGAAGTTGGGCAACTTCTGTTTTGGTGTCGATACTGGTACGCATCATCTTCATGATGATCTTGAGTTAGCATTTTATAAGTTATAGACAAGTTAATTAATTTGTGCTAATTAAAATGTtgcatcttttaaaaatttgcAGGATTTTAGTTGCAATTCTTACAGTCTGTGAGAGAGTTGGGGATGCATTCGTTTCATGGTATGCAGTCCTTGAACACAGCAAataagttgttatttttttcttttccgtgtttcctttccttttattttaattttgttctgaGCCCAGCAGAAATAGGCCAATTTTCAAACCCCTGTTActccttatattttttatttgagagaTGCATCATGCTACTCCCGCAATGGACGCTTTCAAAGGCaaattaaggcctcgtttgttttcaagaaacatctcatctcatctcacttcatcattataattttttttaaatccccacacaaaataaaataaacaattcaactttttcaaatctcaaaataaaaataatattaaaaaatatattttaacaatattttattcaactttttaactttaatctcatatcatctctgaaaacaaacgagtcctaaGAGTTCTGCTATATGCTATATACAATCACTTTTACGTATTCTTAACGCACTCTACTGATataattgactaaattaattattttatattaaaaaaagtaatgtagCCAATAATATCAGTAAAGTTcgtaaaaaatatgtaaaaatgactACACGTAGaattattgattaaaaaatgaacACTCGTAATATTTGTTACTGTTCATgatgtatatttttctttatcttgcTTTGTGAAGGCTACCAATGTACGGTGAAGCGAAGTTGGCATTCTTTATATATCTATGGTATCCCAAAACAAAGGTGTACACTcgaaaaactatatatatcttGTTTACTAGTCTTTTTCTAACGATAATTCTTTTACTGTTTAAGGGAACTGCATATGTTTATAATTCCTTCTTTCGGCCTTATGTGGCCAAACATGAAACGGAGATTGATCGCAACTTATTGGTGTTGAGAGTAAAGGCTGGTGATATAGCAATTGTTTATTGGAAAAGGGCTCTAATCTATGGCCAGACAAGGTTTTTTGAAATTCTGCAATATGTCTCTTCTCAGTCAGCAGCAGCACCTCCTCATTCTAATCAAGTACTCGTGGATAAAGAAGGGTAGCCCCTGCATTTTGACATCTTGGAGTCATTTATTCAGTGCATATATTCTATCTGTGCATACACCTAGCTATCATTGAAATTGTTAAATTGGTATAAGCTAGGATATGTTTATTCCACCCATTCATGGAGATCTGTATACACCCATTTCTTATATTAAGGCAATATTGGCTATGTTTTCCAGACCAATTTTGTTTACATGCATATTGTCTAAGATTATCTTCAACTAAATTTGGTTCACTGAACCTCACTCCATAGCCTGTATTGAAGGCCTTCCGCTGATCTGTATATGTGATCAGGACTGGAACTTATAAAAGCAACATTCATGGTCAGAGTAGTTCACAAACTCCCCGTCCCTTTTTATGTTAGTGTTCATCCCACTGGTTGCAGAGTGTGGCTGGGCGACTTGTGTAACCATTTTTGGGCAGACAAGGTACCATTTTCAAGAGAGGTACTGCTGCTCGAATAGCAAAGAGGAAAAATACGAACATAAATGACTTGCACACGGACTTAATTTACAACAACCAAAGCGAAAATATGTGTTGCTGTTTATTAACGTCAAGAACGTACGGTATCataagtcaaataaaaaaacatgcagATTGGACAGACAAAACATGTTAAAGTCAAAGCCATGCGGGAGAGATTTTTGGGCATATGTTTTAGGTAATGAGTAATTTCCCATTCTTATTAAAAAGCTAACATGTTTGTTCTTCGACAGGTGGCGATTGCGAAGaatcttttgaaaatgataaatgataataatataattgacAAATACACCACGCGTCGTGCAGATACAGGTCGACCAAAGCAAATGAACCCGGACTCGCGTGGACTGGAGTTTCCCGGCACCGCCCCACGTGTCCCAACCGCACACCCAATTCATTCATGCCCACCACTCGCTCTTTTCAGCGTCTTCTCATATAAATTTTCTCGGGAAGAGTGGTGGGTGTTTGTTTTTCTTCCGTCCTTGAGGAAAGTAAAAGCAACGTGTCTAGGCGGAAgtatttccaaatttttttctcGAAATGCCTGttattataaacataaataatttgaatgaaAGATTTCGACACATCACCACAGTTGTTTCGACTTTTATAAGTAATCTAATTAATATGACGAGGAatggtatatatataacatattatataatatattatattacaatattataaaataaaaatatttttataaaattatgttatttttataatatattttataaaaatactctttatttaaaatataaatatataaaatattgtaaaaaatattatgtgcaaatcattttcttagtatgatatatattgattataacCAAAGAATGTCATctcaatattttaaaactatttaataattatttagaattttaataatCAATCGAATGTCATTAACTTTTAATGTCACTGTTAattgttgatttttgtttgaaggCACAACTAATTAAAAAGTATCTCAATTTAGGAGTACTGTAATTTTGTCAACTTTTGCCCTACTTTCTTTGAAATCTCATGACATGTAAACATATTGATTTCTTCGAGAggaattctatttataatttttaaatagagatTGTATGcgtaaatatttcattaaataaaaaaatattattttaaaaaaagtattattataatttaaaaaaattttaaaaacaaaatgcgAAACGTTACTCTCTTTCAAAAGGTTAAAATGGGgttttacaaaaaagaaattaaccaAACTGGCCCTTGCGTACGTTTTCTAAGCTCCATAAAAGACGCACCCTGCCACCCACCTCCCcccgcctctctctctctctctctctctctctctcagagagTCAGTTAAAGGTCAGGATTGGTGATCGTCATTTCATTAAGGTAGGGCAGGCTCTTATCACCCAAAGCAACGTCTGATCTTCACCCTTTAACTCTCGTGTCTAACTCACGAGACTCGGAGCAAAAAGCACGCACAAAAGTACTTACGGCCACGGGATTCACAAAAAAGCAGAAGATTAatccccccacacacacacaaaaaaaaaaaaaaaaaacagcgaATGGAGACTCCTCCAGGCACACCCAAGAAGAAAAGCGAAGATCAGGAGGGACAGGTTCTGGACGGTTCGGATATAATGGAGTTGGTTGGGAATGAGGAGGTGTTTAGCAATTTCGTGGAGCATAAGTTCCAGGAACTGGATAGGGATAGAGATGGTATGCTCTCTGTGAAGGAGCTTGAACCCACTGTTGCTGATATTGGTGCTGCTTTGGGTTTGCCTGCTCTGGTCACTTCTTCTGATTCTGATCACATTTACTCTGAGGTACCTTTACACGTTTCTCGTTTCTCTAACTAGATCTAGTCTTTTAAGTAGTAGCTagtactttttcttctttcttggctTTAGGTCTCGGTATATATATTAGGGTGCTCTGTTTGAGGccgagagagtttagagagatgAGAAAGAGCGAGCTAGGTTTAGCTGTTAACCGTTTCCTGGTAATTTGCTTTGGCAAATAATTTGCACTTTTTCTTCACACTCAGTCACAGAGAAGGAGGAATATTTAGCAGAGAATCCTATCCATTGCAGACGGAAAATCAGCTTAACATATTAATGCATTTTGCgtcattaaataaaaacataaaaattacacGATGCCGATTGCCGCGTATCCACTTAAACTTAGGAATTGTGAAggaataatttcatattatctgtgaaGAAGATGTTGGGtatgtttataaagaaacaGCAATCatctattataaaattaattttatgagatgagttaggccatAAATTTATTCATGATATCAAAATCTGTCACAAAATAAATGGAGGCCACACTACTTATCATGTGATAAGGATTACGAAAAATATTAACCTACACGTGAGGGAGGATGTTAAGAAATAATCTTACATTACCTGTAAATAAAGTTTTGTgtatgtttataaataataaataattattttttatagaatcgattttataagatgagttaaacctttaaatttcttcaaaaatcagataagaacataaaaaaagttattgctCTTGCATTTATACGCATGCATGTTCTGGTGGTTACCTGCATGgggtgtttaaattatttttatttgtaaaaattatttaactGACAATATAAGAATAAACAAGCATGTCTTTTCTtctaaattgatttttatgaaaggtttatatgagatttatctatttaagacttatatgtagcattactaaATTCTTGAGAGATTTTAATCCTCATTTATTCTCAGTATATATATTAGCGTGGTtgaattttcttctatttttttttttttttttttttttttttaccattcttTTGGGTTGAATTTAATTCATGGACATGAGCAACGTCCACTGTAATTTATGGCACCGCCTCCTTCGTACGTCTTCGGCCATCCCACCGGCCAAAAAAGTATAAGCCTAACCTTAATTTTATAGTCGACCAATCTATTTCTTAGAAgtgtttaatttaattgtttattgaCGATCCAATTTATAAATTCGGAGAGATGGATATTGGTTGCAGTACTATTTAATTGCCTTCTAGTTCTTGAGGCTTAATTTGATTAATATTTCCAGATCATGTAGCGGGTAGCTAGCTCGATCGAGATCAAACATCCCACCTATGATTCTTCTTTGTCGGTCCCGTACTTACTGGGACTTTCCTTTTTAGCTGAGCTTTTCTTTTCCCACCTACTGCTATTCTTTTTCTATCGTTTTCTATGAGGAAAATGCTGGGGAAACTATACCTTTTCTCAGACTTTATAATTACGGTTAATCATGTATTGCGCGAAacgtttataatatatattaatggactTGCATGCTTtgtgatcaatatatatacatgaataattatattatattatattatgtggtaAGTACTAtccttcctttttttataagcaataaTATTCTTAGATTAAGTAATCCAATCTATTGTGATaattttagttctttttctttttttttttcccacaaagCCGGTGGCCTCTTTCCAAATTTATTGATAagcctcacttatggcggaagaAAACCGTGATTACAAGCCAAACATCTAGAGGTATACAACTAAACCAACAAAAAACCACAGCCATAACAAAACTAAACAATCCTATAAGCCAAAAACATTGCAGTAATCTAACAAGCCTAAATAAAACAAGACCAAAAACTTCACGTTCGTTTAgctatatatgtcatattactTTCTCATGTATTATAATCATAAATAtcataaatcttaaaataatttaaaggttcatatcaataaatattaaataatttagaattttaaagtTTTAGCTCATGCTACATCGATCTTTCCTCCATGAAACTTTATCTTctttcataatttatatttaattaattatatattacaattaatattCGATCGAAGATCAGCGACGTcacttttaaacatttttgttttgcGCATTGCATGATGCATGTGCACAACTAGAGTACTGACTAGTGGTTCATAATATTATAAGGcactaaattttaatataatgcACGTCAACCGACAGGCCAATGATAAACGAGGCAGGAAGCTAGCTGCTGCAATACATCGATCGTTTATGTCATGCCCAAAAAGCAAATAGACCCAGGTCAATATTAGATTCTTTGacaatattattgttataaGTCCCTTTATCTCCGTGACAAATTAAGGAGTATGTAGAGTAGGTGGGGGAAAAAATCCTCAAGTTTCAAATTTAAGGATTTCTAATatacgagataaaaataaaatcgatatatatatatagagctgaccatacaatatttattgGTGTTGGTATAACTATTTCGGatagtattaattaatttattaataattaattcatcaataaatattataagattcaCTTTATATGTATATCTCTCCCAATTCAAATAACAACTTGAGAGAACCTTTGATCAGTAGGTATATTACTAGTACAAGTGACCCACAATGGGGCTTAATTTATGATCTCTGCCAGTTTATTCTAGTGTGGCCTTGTATTTATTATATGGTGGGATTTAGCCAGATGGGAATGCCACTAATTAATAACCTgtaatcttttcatttttagatTGGtctcatttagatgttgagttgagttgagttgagttctttatgaatagtagtgagttgagatggtggagtgagttttgtggagctTACTTAAGAtcatgagtttagatgtatttggatgttaagatgaatttaaatgtatttatgagaagttaaaaaaggttgtgggtcccgcatgtaaagaggtattgaattgaaaaatattatgagtttcACGTATAAAAATGTCTTAAGTTGAATGatgtttaataatttgtgaattgtatgtttggatgttagactaggcttaaatttgaactcaactcagatgaattgagatagtcCATATTCCAAGTGAGGCTTAAGTGCCGATCGAGTGCTCAAATTTAATTAGAATGCCATTattcttcttccaaaaatagCAGTTCATATATACCtagtattaataaataattataagcTCATAATTACAAACAGAACGATCAAGTTCGTATCATGTTATACAGGTCTTGAATGAATTCACACATGGCAAACAAGAAACAGTGAGCAAGCCTGAGTTCAAAGAGGTTCTTTCAGACATTCTGTTAGGCATGGCTGCCGGCTTGAAGCGGGATCCTGTTGTCATCCTCCGTATTGATGGGGAAGACCTTCTTGAGTTAATCACGGGCCCAAGTTTTGAACCAGACATGGCGTCCATATTTTCGCAGATAGACACACATGGTGGATTATCCCTGCGTGATTCTATAATTAAGGCTTTCGAAAAGCTTAGCGTGGATCAAGGAATGCCCCCTTCTTCGGATTCTTGGGTAATTGATTCTTTTGTAATCAAACTTCCATTTTCAGCTCGCATACATGCACCAACTTAATGCAAAGCATCCATGCTGTCTTTAAGGGTACTAGATTTTTAATGCAAAGTAGTAAGCAAAGCATTTTCCAGCTTGCCGATCAAATAGACATTGAAACAATTACACgaatctcttcttttcttttccacttTTCTGGTTCCTTTTCTTCTGCAGGTTGTGGAAAACATTGTGCAACCAGCGTTGCAATCCTGTGCCGGCCATGATTGGGACAGGCCGTCAGCATCTGAAGAATCATTCTTGGTAGAGTTTAGGAAAGCTGCAGAATGCGTCGCTCAACATCTCAAAGATCAACCAGTGATAGTCGCCCATAGTGAAAATACCTTTGATGGAAGTGGAGTTAAGAGATTATTATCCAACAAGTTTGAATTAGACAAGGTTTACACTCTGATCAAAATCCCCTTGTTTTTGTCTCACCTAAAATTCCAAGACCCAAGCTTTATACATGGGATCaactacatatataattaatacactCAATTGCACATTAATGGACATACAGATATTGAATGCGGCTTTAGAGAACATGCCAAAAGATCGTAATGGAAAAGTGTCAAAGGAGTGTCTGCGAGTGGCACTGGATGTAGTGGCTCCATCTGCTGGTCTACCTCCAATTGGTGCAGTTGAAGAGGTATGCTGCTATTGTCACAGCTAATTAACTTAACTTCGGTTTCAAGCTTATAATTACCTGGAAGTACTTGGATAGAcgctttttatatataagaagacatatatatatatatatatatatatataaatatataggcCATGCCTATATGCATTAGATAATAATTTACAAGTGATGATTCTGATCTGCATCTTAAATCATACAGATGGACAAGGTGGTTGGTGATGTGTTTAAGATGGTCAGCGCGGATGACGGGAAGATAGTTAAAGAAGATgaattcaagaaaatatttacTGAAATCCTGGGAAGTATCATGTTGCAACTAGAGGGCAATCCCATTTCAGTCTCTACAAATTCAGTCGTGCACGAGCCCCTTGCCTCTTCTTCTACACTTTTGCAGCCATCTTCCTAGTGAAATGGCATATCTatcttaactatatatatatatatatatatatatatatatatatcaaggataacataaaaaaggataaaaaaaaataaaaagaataaattttttttcaggGCATTAATGATTGCTATCTAGCTAGCCGAAGTTGTGTATTTTGTGCAGTTAAATTGATGTGTGCTAAATAGTATGCAAATATAGAGAATGTCCAAGGACCTGGAGCCAAGAATTGCTGTCAATGGTGATCATTCTCCACCTACTCTAGCTGGTAGTGCCAAACAGTTTCTCGATACCCTATAGAAAATCTAAGCTGTTTTCTGGATTCCATTGAGAAACTACTTACTGCAGTAGCATATATATTACGTAAGATTCTTCTCAAAACATAAAGTAATACAAATGCTAAAGCTCGTATCTTTAGACAGATAGAAAAAGAAAGTTGCACGTACTACTACCGAACAAGTTTAAAGCCCTCATTAAAGTGtgatactaatttttttatggcaTAAAGTCAGCCTTAAATAAAGCAATGACCTTTTGGATAAGCACCTTCTCGAGCAATGCCCATCCACACCTAATGCATTATgaattatatttgtatatttgtatatatgtaaaatagTTAAGCATGCAAGAGCTATTATATTCTTCATATGATGGAAATTAAGTACAGATGATACAAATGCACCAATTCCAATATTCCAAAAAACTCGATGCCCATCCGATATATAACAAGTCCCCACGCCTTCAAAACCAGCCCGCCCAGTTACCGAGAATGAAACAAACACCGCTAGTGCCATTGCCCCTGGCATGCATGCCATGCCACCAGTACTACCGCACATATATACCACTGTTAATTAAGCCAAGTTCCTTGCACCTTTTTTCTAGTTAAAAAAAGCCAGAGTCACATGCATGCACCAACAAAGAGCACCGCCAACGTGCAAAAGAAATCTAACATGATTACCAAGGCAGTCTCTCGATCGACTGATCAGTGCGGATAGTGCTCCTTTGCCGTCGATCGAATATTGCACGTGCGACCCCAAGGAATACTCTTGAACTGTTTGATGGTTCATcatgttgtgaaaaacgataaCAATAAATGAAAGTAAACACGAAAAGAACAATCACACAACacaagatttatgtggttcgacaAATTAtctacgtccacgggagctgcagagaatttttattatttgagaaattaCAATACACTTTTGGGCGACCACTGTTCACGCACACTATATTTCACATAAGCCAGAACATTATGTATATATACTCCAAACGGCGGAAATCCTAAAATTTCAATAATAGCGATGTTCACTCGAGCACGCATCAAGCGACCATCAACTACTCAagccatgtgtcgagcggctctcgagcgaactctctgacttgcttcCGCTTGAGCGGTATGTCGAGCGAACACTCTGTATTGCATCCGCTAGAGTTCACTATCGAGCGGTCTCGAGCTCACTCTCTAACTTGCATCTACTTGAGCTCACTGTCTAGCAGttttgagcgaactctctgacttgcttcTGCTCGAGCGGCTAAAGATTCTACTTGAGTGGTGTGGACCAAACTCCACAGTACTCAACACATCATCACACGTTTGATTACAAGAAAATCTGTATAATTATATAGAAGCACAAGCAAGCATTATAATACCCTTGATTGTTGCCTTTAAACTCATGAAAACTCTTGCTTGATGAAGAGAGGAAGAACCGAAGAATAAGATCCTTGGTCATCTGGC encodes:
- the LOC121256623 gene encoding putative HVA22-like protein g → MMGSFLSRALVLVFGYAYPAYECFKTAEKNEPEVGQLLFWCRYWILVAILTVCERVGDAFVSWLPMYGEAKLAFFIYLWYPKTKGTAYVYNSFFRPYVAKHETEIDRNLLVLRVKAGDIAIVYWKRALIYGQTRFFEILQYVSSQSAAAPPHSNQVLVDKEG
- the LOC121254530 gene encoding uncharacterized protein LOC121254530 gives rise to the protein METPPGTPKKKSEDQEGQVLDGSDIMELVGNEEVFSNFVEHKFQELDRDRDGMLSVKELEPTVADIGAALGLPALVTSSDSDHIYSEVLNEFTHGKQETVSKPEFKEVLSDILLGMAAGLKRDPVVILRIDGEDLLELITGPSFEPDMASIFSQIDTHGGLSLRDSIIKAFEKLSVDQGMPPSSDSWVVENIVQPALQSCAGHDWDRPSASEESFLVEFRKAAECVAQHLKDQPVIVAHSENTFDGSGVKRLLSNKFELDKILNAALENMPKDRNGKVSKECLRVALDVVAPSAGLPPIGAVEEMDKVVGDVFKMVSADDGKIVKEDEFKKIFTEILGSIMLQLEGNPISVSTNSVVHEPLASSSTLLQPSS